The Acidobacteriota bacterium genome contains the following window.
TCGTCGAGGGCCGCGTAAAAGCGGTAAAAACTGCCGCCGGAGGAAGCCAGGGCGGAAGCCTTGATGTGGTATTTGAGACGATCAAATTCCCGAGCGAAACTCGCCGGATCGAGGGCACGATGATCAAACCGCTTGCGGAAAGGTCTTCGAATGCGTTCACCGCACTCAGCATCCTCGGAGCAGCCGCCGCCGGGGCCGCGATCGGAGCGGCAACCCGAACTACTGCGGGCCCGCTGATTGGCGGAGCCGCCGGTGCCGGGGCAGGTGGAACAGTCGCCTTGTTGAGAAAAGGCAAAGACGTGAGGCTGCGAAAGGACCAGGAATTTGAGATCGAGTTGAAAAAGGAAGTACTTCTTCCGGTGCTCGACTATTGAAAACACGTGTCAGAACCGGGAGCCATAGCGACTGGGTCGTCGATGAGGAAGACCTGACATCAAAAGTGTGGCCGTAACATTAAGTCCCGGCCATATTGAAGAAGCCCGACGTGAAGGGGAGAGCACGTCGGGCTTTCTCACTTTTGTGATAAATGGGGCCGGTTCTGACTCGGCTAAACCGCCGGTTCCCAGAGTTCGACCTTGTTGCCGTCGGGATCCATGATCCAGGCGAATTTTCCGTTGAAATCCGTGTCGGGGCCTTTGATGATCTCGACGCCATTTGTCTTGAGCTGTTCGAGCATTTCATCCATATCGTCAATGCGATAGTTGATCATGAACGAGGACTCGCTCGGGCTGAACCATTTTGACTCGCTGTCGGCCGTGCTCCAGACCGTCATGCCGCCGTCGACGACTTTATCGTCAGTCCACTTCAGTATCGAGCCGCCCCAGCTCTCGAGGCTGATGCCGAGATTTTTCTCATACCACGCCGCGAGATCCGCTCCCTTGCCCGCACTCTTAAAAAATACCCCGCCGATGCCCGTTACCTTTGCCATATATTTTTCTCCCGGATTTATCACCACAGAAACACAGCGAACATTTCGATTCTACTCCATGTCGGATTAACTGTCTTCATTCCATCAAGTCCAACCCTACTTTTCGTTCTTTAGCGATACAATTAATGGCTCGATGTTTTTTGTTAAAGGGTACATATTTTTATGCGCATGAATCTCGTTCGGTCTAATCGTTTTTTGACTCTTTTCGCGTTGTATTTGCTCGCCGTGCAATTTGCTGTGGGACAAGCTCCGGCTAAAAAAGAGAATTCGCTCGATAGCTTTGTTGAAAGGAAAATGAATGAATCAGGATTGGTTGGACTTGGGGCAGCAATCATTGTGAACAGAAAATTGGTCTGGATCAAAGGATATGGATATGCTGACAAAGAGACGAAAACAACCTTCACGCCAGATACGATCATGAATATCGGATCGATCAGCAAAACTTTTACGGGAGCGTCTTTGATGCGCGCCGTTGAAGAAAAAAAAGTATCTCTTGACGAAGATATTAATAGCTATCTGCCTTTCAAAGTGATTAATCCATTTTTCCCCAATGATAGGATTACATTGAGAAATCTGACCACACATACTTCCGGGATCACAGACCGATCTTCGATCTATAGGACTTCGTACCATTCCGGCGGCGATTCTCCGGAACCGTTGGGAGAGTTTCTGAAAAACTACTTTGAAACGAACGGTAAATATTATTCGAAGGATAATTATTTGAATAAAAGACAAGGATCTTATCGGGAGTATTCCAATATTGCCGCAGGGTTAGCAGGCTACATAGTTGAAATCAGAACCGGTATGAAATTGAATGCTTACAGTAAACGATATATTTTCAAACCGTTGAAGATGGACGATACGGGTTGGTTCTTTTCCGAAATTAAGCTGGCCAACCACTCAAAACTTTATGATAAACAACCAGACGGCATTAAACCTATTCAGTTGTACGGCCTAACAACCTACCCTGATGGCGGAGTTCGTACATCGGTCTCAGATTTATCGAAGTTCTTTGTCTGTTTATTAAATTCGGGGAAATATAACGGAGCCAGAATTCTAAAAAAGCGATCGGTTGAGGAAATGCTTAAATTTCAATATACCGCGTCAAATAAACCTGAAAATATCGATTTAACCGAAACAAACTCCGGAATTTTCTGGGCTACCAAAGCCAAAACAACCAGGATCGGACACGGAGGAGCCGACCCCGGAGTAAAAACGGAAATGCTTTATGACCCGACTCAAAAAGTAGGTGTCATTTTATTCACGAATACAGGTCTCGCTGATGAGGATATGTTTAAAAATTACTACGCCATATTTGATGAACTTTGGAAGCATGCAGCGTCCTTAAAAGACGCTAAAGCGATCACTCACTAACAGAAAGACTTAGAAAATTGTATTGGGCGAATTAGTGCCAGATCTGATGATAGTTCGCCTTTCTACTGTTTCGGCTGCTTCGCTTTGAGAAAGTCGTTCACCATCGGGACGATCGTTGTCATGCGGTCCATTAGTGTGACGTGGGTTGTGTTGGGCAAGATGGCGAGTCTCGATTCGGAACGCGGCTGCATGTCGGCGTGGGTGTTGCCGCCGCCCTTGAGGCGGTACATTTCGGCAATGTGGTCGATCCGTACGCCGTCGGCGTCGCCGTGGATGAAGAAGAATGGAGCTTTTGTGGCCTTCAGATTGTCGGCGCCGAAATCATATGGCCTCATTGCCGCGGCTTTGATGTGGTTGAAGAAATCCGTGAAGCTGTTCGGCACAGGATTAAGTTTCTCCCGTTCGGTTTCGGCGGGCGTGCCTTTGAATAGCTCCGGCGAGAAATTGGGCCATGCGTCGTTAGCTTCTTTGACCCAGCCGTCGCGGCGGATCGGGGCGGACATGCTGACGACCCTTCGCACTTTTTCCGGATGCCGGATCGCCGTCATCATCGCCGTGCCTGCACCCAAACTGTAACCGACAATATCCGCTTTCGGGATCTTAAGATAGTCAAGCAGTCCGGCGACGTCGTCCGAGAGGTTTTCGTAAGTGATATCGCGTTTGATGTCGGTAGTCCGCCCGTGGCCCTGCATTTCGACGGCAATGACTTTCCGCGTTTTGGCGAGTTCGTTGATCCACAAACGCCAGTCGTCCGTGATCGCCATAAACGCCCCATGAAGCAGCACCACCGGCTCTCCGCTTCCATTGATCTCGTAATACATCTTCAATCCGTTAACCGGTGCATAGCCCGTAACCGGTTTCTGCTGTGCCGATGCAACGCCGGACAGGAACATTATCAGAATAAAAGCTGTTGTCTTCATATTTGGTCTCCAAGTAATAATTTTTCTCACGCCGCGAACACGTCTCAAAAGACTATGAAATCAGATGATTGCATTCTCGGCACGGGCTGCCTTCGTAGCCAGGAATAACATTATTAAGTAGTAACATTCGGCGTTTGGTTATTATGCAGCAAAGGACTATAAAGGTGTTGCACTAATTCAAGTCAAAGCAACCGAGGAGGCTTCAACTACTATGAAGCGAATATTGCTGTTTGCCGCCGTCCTGTTCTATTGTTTCCACTTTTCCGGACACATTTACGAATCGCTCGTGCTCGTCACTAACTGGAAGTCCGGCGAGGTTGCCGATGTGGTCAGATACGTGGATTTTCTGCGTATCGGAAGTCCCGCAGATTTCTTTGCGATCGCCCAGTTCGGATGTTTGCTGACATCGTTGGTGGCGTTAATTGCCGTTTGGCGTGAAAAGGGCAATGTTCGTCTATTTGCCGGCTTAACGTTTTTGATCGCGGTCGTCGTCATGGCGGGAACTTTCGCTATCTTTGTCCCGATCAATATGTATATGGGCTCGACGACGAATTTCGATCCCGTAGAACTCAAGAGCAAAGTGACGACCTGGGTCAATTTCGAATATATACGCATCGTTGTCATCGCGCTCGGGCTGATAAGTTCTATCGCCGCCCTCGAATATTCCGGCCGCAAAGAGTCTTCTTCTTAAAGAGATGTAGGACGACAAACTTGCACTACAGCAGAGCGCACTAATCGTCCACTTTTATCTGAGGGGCTCCGGTTTTTACGTCACCGTCGCGTTGGTATGTGACGCAGATGATGCCTTTCGGGGCGATCTGGCTGCTTGTCACCTTGAAGGACGCAGGGATGGTGCCGCTTTCGAAGAGGCGTTTTCCGGTGCCGAGGGTGATCGGGATTATCATTAGCTCCATCTCATCGACGAGGTCGTTTTTGAAAAGGGTCTGGAGCAGATCGGCGCTGCCCATGACGTAGATGTCGGGGCCGTCCTGTTGTTTGATCTCGCGGATCTTTTCAGCGATGTCGCCGCTGAGGAATACGTTTGGCTGCCAATCGCTGGAGTCGCGTGTGTTCGAAGCGACGTACTTCGTTGCGGTCATGACGTTCGGCCAGAAGTTCGAATGCGTCGGCCAGTACGTCTCCCAACCGTCAAAGGTCTTCCGCCCCAACAGCAGATCCATCCGTCTAGCCAGCCGCTCCTGCACCACGCCGCCCGTCACCTCGTCCGCATAGGGAAAAAACCACCCGCCATACTTAAACCCGTCGCCATCATTTTCCTCGTTCTGTATGACACCATCGATCGTCATGAATTCCGCTGCAATTATTTTTCTCATTGTTTTGACGCCTCTCAATTTGATATGTCGGATAAGCAGTGCGTTTGCTTGGGATCTAAAGATGCTGCACCGATACGACACTGCGGAAAGGGAGTGATCGTCCTCGGTACATCGATGCGTCAGTAGCGTCTATAAAACAAGACGTTCGCCAAGGCCGAAGAACTTATATTTATCGCCAAAGGCTTTTTGGAAAATTGAAAAGCCGAGCTG
Protein-coding sequences here:
- a CDS encoding VOC family protein — its product is MAKVTGIGGVFFKSAGKGADLAAWYEKNLGISLESWGGSILKWTDDKVVDGGMTVWSTADSESKWFSPSESSFMINYRIDDMDEMLEQLKTNGVEIIKGPDTDFNGKFAWIMDPDGNKVELWEPAV
- a CDS encoding serine hydrolase, with protein sequence MNLVRSNRFLTLFALYLLAVQFAVGQAPAKKENSLDSFVERKMNESGLVGLGAAIIVNRKLVWIKGYGYADKETKTTFTPDTIMNIGSISKTFTGASLMRAVEEKKVSLDEDINSYLPFKVINPFFPNDRITLRNLTTHTSGITDRSSIYRTSYHSGGDSPEPLGEFLKNYFETNGKYYSKDNYLNKRQGSYREYSNIAAGLAGYIVEIRTGMKLNAYSKRYIFKPLKMDDTGWFFSEIKLANHSKLYDKQPDGIKPIQLYGLTTYPDGGVRTSVSDLSKFFVCLLNSGKYNGARILKKRSVEEMLKFQYTASNKPENIDLTETNSGIFWATKAKTTRIGHGGADPGVKTEMLYDPTQKVGVILFTNTGLADEDMFKNYYAIFDELWKHAASLKDAKAITH
- a CDS encoding alpha/beta hydrolase; this encodes MFLSGVASAQQKPVTGYAPVNGLKMYYEINGSGEPVVLLHGAFMAITDDWRLWINELAKTRKVIAVEMQGHGRTTDIKRDITYENLSDDVAGLLDYLKIPKADIVGYSLGAGTAMMTAIRHPEKVRRVVSMSAPIRRDGWVKEANDAWPNFSPELFKGTPAETEREKLNPVPNSFTDFFNHIKAAAMRPYDFGADNLKATKAPFFFIHGDADGVRIDHIAEMYRLKGGGNTHADMQPRSESRLAILPNTTHVTLMDRMTTIVPMVNDFLKAKQPKQ
- a CDS encoding DUF1772 domain-containing protein, yielding MKRILLFAAVLFYCFHFSGHIYESLVLVTNWKSGEVADVVRYVDFLRIGSPADFFAIAQFGCLLTSLVALIAVWREKGNVRLFAGLTFLIAVVVMAGTFAIFVPINMYMGSTTNFDPVELKSKVTTWVNFEYIRIVVIALGLISSIAALEYSGRKESSS
- a CDS encoding dihydrofolate reductase; this encodes MRKIIAAEFMTIDGVIQNEENDGDGFKYGGWFFPYADEVTGGVVQERLARRMDLLLGRKTFDGWETYWPTHSNFWPNVMTATKYVASNTRDSSDWQPNVFLSGDIAEKIREIKQQDGPDIYVMGSADLLQTLFKNDLVDEMELMIIPITLGTGKRLFESGTIPASFKVTSSQIAPKGIICVTYQRDGDVKTGAPQIKVDD